The following are from one region of the Aspergillus chevalieri M1 DNA, chromosome 1, nearly complete sequence genome:
- a CDS encoding uncharacterized protein (COG:S;~EggNog:ENOG410PTU7), with protein sequence MEDSLGDWIATLVQRCLSFYLEGPGDADLEMEDDGSNLRFTNPISRSAVIYQYLSPREGRVQTLKLIDENTQIEAILSSDSLDAYNRESPDRPLQSYNPTQYRIRLEGHEIVFEYSMSQPKVHLYVKKFSIEWERGKVTPFRARKQLRKRGHINNQMNMVFGRVKQAQRRLDTADSADSSERSIKSQNDDHSKQKSPDEEGIEAGISQEGFMSQVPSGHRLASSGRVSNRLLSNLGRPSVAEDVMSNALSVPGPPEDAKLGSKDMPWLRLTEREITELRGKLRKTAEWQPSEDLINYELTLRGRGSEAYKNAKARAEAEGAEFVDCDDIENSSTASGLNPSNGNNEPIELNKLKKPNRSMERQLDVVVREEYTQRSASANGHQMELQCVSSTEKPAGQSSKNYFDRQETDLRKTPSQSASTGEEQPRDNHMGSTGTKSDPKPARNRTAPATSREVEVPMSRVVEIRSAETNKGPRGSRSNAEPESTAARPEEPIKESVETGSMGSHQAENASNESDAKGSDGQSNSERQNPWEGLKRLRSRDVKVPRDQHKLLEDHRQWMPALLGKSDPRGHVPPDLLAQWNRIVLLRNLRANGSEQGSKSPRPPAPDSCDSPSGDPDSAPETDSDGGTQYSWSPSPAESRPRSELPANNQLPADSPLSERRRTKKSSSPRPGEDVGAEEKLPEDVDSSIHSNNEQDRYAISERSEAHRAHTQNSRQVDEPVDASAPEPTPAALTQNHEGDSDNESDESAMDAAVPCPLGDNLQAELPVEQTDQDPTSLRQWLPQRDRYEHVQAVDTPAANLTHRLSEKPAKENTANNQQESSQAAISSSQSRIFNTYASHGTSMCSSQEPHFSPQMNGDNESTGIDIMGTQMSGEICPTQSTSNSHSGFVPNSSGPERREASILVGTQTEGNSELRTEARMSEDNDRQVAESWAELEKIVGSEALEVLKMGGQSYPYTVQLRKTFEDDLNEGIRKLTQAVVTRLRSVRSDVPAFLGIRSNDAWEAEKMSGEEIPDSELAELGLVRGPGGLPVRKRDVEENDQEVDAILRNDEDHDVENVVDDTHDGELQTTELDERKVPPTAMFPSDDENLGPTVLSSAWDSSMGGTREDVKVPNLKRLASVFETEEASPSKRQRTEPIGGQNAESIRRRQNKRPTSNIMSRRESYINSTADRAEAMRAYEKFRSDYPIYSGEFSHFIELCSKLQSLRDRGHLKRSFLWDDFIIMHLDQYPSYLQLCQEMDSKSMDYEEYFSVHFSIPTYKKRSLTANGIEVSAAHCLTTSQPSVAASSSISRGETNGTITTSFVNKLSEFHVDSSFGPETQNDHIDIESDRLSATASLPPTPLKRPQRNAHTLARSLVNGNKPQLSQQSSHRPSRQPSRQPSLQPTIDRADNSQTADVAEPCAPETTVDESVAEDYDSTLDEMEARRQLLMENAQALSAEQTITDVVMTEGNTEEPAAGRPPEIESTPEPPGPVVMTTEHEVEPSIPESDHEDDIPDEQPEIYDDIEETHSTASIELGDEPSTISQEPRSDTREAEASEKVDVNEGWFASLRHIRPPTGPVWSDDPNTPFKLWARADQNVKIEVSRRGGRYRDVDNKGVIQPSTTLRSVP encoded by the exons ATGGAAGACTCTTTAGGGGACTGGATTGCCACATTGGTTCAGCGATGTCTATCGTTTTATCTGGAAGGGCCAGGCGACGCCGATCTGGAAatggaggatgatggaagTAACCTTCGTTTCACAAATCCCATCTCAAGATCGGCTGTAATCTATCAG TACCTTAGTCCAAGGGAAGGGCGCGTACAAACCCTGAAGTTGATCGACGAGAATACCCAGATTGAAGCCATCCTTTCGAGTGACTCGCTAGATGCTTACAATCGAGAGTCACCAGATCGCCCACTACAGAGTTATAATCCCACGCAGTATCGCATTAGACTGGAGGGTCATGAGATCGTCTTTGAGTATTCAATGTCCCAACCGAAAGTCCACCTCTACGTCAAGAAGTTTTCCATAGAATGGGAGAGGGGAAAGGTCACCCCCTTCCGGGCGAGAAAACAACTGAGGAAGCGTGGTCACATCAATAACCAAATGAACATGGTATTTGGCAGAGTTAAACAGGCGCAGCGCAGGCTAGACACGGCAGATTCAGCAGATAGCTCCGAACGGTCCATCAAGTCCCAAAACGACGATCATTCTAAGCAAAAAAGTCCTGATGAGGAAGGCATTGAGGCTGGCATATCCCAAGAAGGTTTCATGTCCCAAGTACCGTCTGGTCATCGCTTAGCTTCCTCGGGTCGCGTCTCAAACCGTCTTCTAAGCAACCTTGGACGACCTAGTGTTGCTGAGGATGTGATGAGTAATGCACTATCGGTTCCTGGACCTCCAGAGGATGCAAAACTGGGTAGCAAGGATATGCCGTGGTTGCGCCTGACAGAGCGGGAAATAACCGAGCTACGCGGTAAACTGAGGAAGACTGCGGAGTGGCAGCCCAGTGAGGACTTGATAAATTACGAACTTACTTTGCGTGGACGTGGATCAGAGGCATACAAGAATGCCAAGGCACGAGCAGAGGCTGAAGGAGCGGAGTTTGTCGACTGTGATGACATCGAGAACAGTTCAACTGCAAGCGGACTCAACCCGAGCAATGGTAATAATGAACCAATCGAGCTTAATAAGCTGAAAAAACCGAACCGTTCGATGGAACGCCAACTCGACGTTGTTGTTAGAGAAGAATATACGCAGCGCAGTGCTTCCGCTAATGGCCACCAAATGGAATTGCAATGTGTTTCATCTACCGAGAAGCCGGCCGGACAGTCATCCAAAAACTATTTCGATAGACAAGAGACTGACCTACGCAAAACCCCATCACAATCAGCCTCGACTGGGGAAGAACAACCTCGTGATAACCATATGGGTTCCACTGGAACCAAGAGTGACCCAAAGCCGGCTAGAAACAGGACAGCCCCAGCAACTTCTCGCGAAGTTGAAGTGCCTATGAGTAGGGTAGTTGAGATTCGAAGTGCAGAGACTAACAAAGGCCCCCGAGGGAGTAGAAGCAATGCTGAACCAGAGTCGACAGCAGCCCGTCCCGAAGAACCAATTAAGGAAAGCGTGGAAACAGGGAGCATGGGATCACATCAAGCAGAGAATGCCTCGAATGAGTCAGATGCAAAGGGTTCTGACGGACAGTCAAATTCTGAAAGGCAAAATCCTTGGGAAGGCCTGAAGAGACTTCGAAGTCGTGATGTCAAGGTACCTAGGGATCAGCATAAATTGCTAGAAGATCATCGTCAGTGGATGCCTGCTTTGCTGGGAAAGTCTGACCCGCGAGGGCATGTACCACCTGACCTACTGGCACAATGGAATCGAATTGTATTGCTAAGGAATCTTCGCGCAAACGGAAGTGAACAAGGATCGAAAAGCCCAAGGCCACCAGCACCCGATAGCTGTGATTCACCTTCCGGCGATCCTGATTCTGCACCCGAAACGGATTCCGACGGGGGAACTCAATATTCTTGGTCTCCAAGCCCAGCCGAAAGTCGTCCTCGTAGCGAGCTTCCAGCAAACAATCAACTTCCAGCGGACAGTCCTTTATCTGAGAGGCGAAGAACCAAAAAGTCCAGTTCACCACGCCCAGGAGAAGACGTCGGAGCCGAAGAGAAGCTTCCTGAGGATGTTGACTCAAGCATCCATTCCAATAATGAACAGGATCGATATGCAATATCTGAACGCTCTGAAGCGCATCGGGCGCACACACAGAACTCGAGGCAGGTTGATGAGCCAGTAGACGCAAGTGCTCCGGAGCCAACGCCTGCGGCTCTGACTCAAAATCATGAGGGCGATTCTGATAATGAAAGTGACGAGTCTGCTATGGATGCAGCAGTTCCATGTCCACTAGGAGACAATTTGCAGGCAGAATTGCCGGTCGAACAAACAGACCAAGACCCTACTAGCTTGCGCCAATGGCTCCCCCAACGAGACAGATATGAACATGTTCAAGCTGTGGATACGCCTGCTGCAAATCTAACCCACCGACTTTCTGAAAAGCCAGCCAAGGAAAATACCGCTAATAACCAGCAAGAGTCCTCCCAAGCCGCAATATCGTCATCACAGTCACGGATTTTCAACACATATGCCAGTCATGGTACATCCATGTGCAGTTCTCAAGAACCGCATTTCTCGCCTCAGATGAACGGGGACAATGAATCTACTGGGATTGACATCATGGGAACGCAAATGAGCGGTGAAATCTGTCCAACACAATCGACTTCTAATTCACACTCCGGTTTTGTCCCCAATTCTTCGGGCCCAGAACGCAGAGAAGCAAGTATACTCGTCGGGACACAAACGGAGGGAAATTCAGAGTTGCGGACCGAAGCTCGTATGTCCGAGGATAACGACCGACAAGTCGCTGAGAGCTGGGcggagttggagaagatAGTTGGCAGCGAGGCACTGGAGGTTTTGAAAATGGGGGGGCAAAGCTACCCGTATACAGTCCAACTGCGCAAAACCTTCGAAGATGACCTGAACGAAGGTATTCGTAAATTGACGCAGGCGGTTGTAACGAGGCTTCGGAGTGTACGATCAGATGTGCCAGCATTTCTTGGAATTCGATCCAATGATGCTTGGGAGGCGGAGAAGATGTCAGGAGAAGAAATACCGGACAGCGAGCTTGCGGAACTGGGTTTGGTGCGAGGTCCCGGCGGCCTGCCAGTGCGGAAGCGGGATGTTGAGGAAAATGACCAGGAGGTGGATGCGATACTGAGAAATGATGAGGACCACGACGTCGAAAATGTGGTGGATGATACACATGACGGAGAACTGCAGACTACTGAGCTCGATGAGCGAAAGGTACCCCCGACAGCTATGTTCCCATCAGACGACGAAAACCTTGGTCCCACTGTCCTAAGTTCAGCATGGGACTCGTCTATGGGTGGCACGAGGGAAGACGTCAAAGTGCCCAATCTCAAGCGCCTTGCGTCTGTCTTTGAGACAGAGGAAGCTTCCCCATCGAAGCGGCAGAGGACGGAGCCTATCGGGGGACAGAACGCAGAAAGCATCAGAAGAAGACAGAATAAACGCCCGACATCCAACATTATGAGCCGTCGAGAAAGCTACATCAACAGCACAGCAGACCGGGCTGAAGCAATGCGAGCTTATGAGAAGTTCCGGTCCGACTACCCGATCTACTCAGGGGAGTTCTCGCATTTCATCGAACTGTGCTCGAAACTGCAATCCCTTCGGGATAGAGGCCATCTGAAACGGTCTTTTCTGTGGGATGATTTTATTATTATGCACCTGGATCAATACCCCAGTTATCTGCAATTATGTCAAGAAATGGATTCCAAATCTATGGACTACGAGGAATACTTCTCAGTGCATTTCTCCATACCAACCTACAAGAAGCGAAGTCTCACTGCCAATGGAATTGAGGTATCCGCAGCTCACTGCCTGACTACGAGTCAGCCAAGCGTGGCAGCCAGTTCATCTATTTCTCGTGGCGAAACAAACGGCACTATTACGACCAGTTTCGTGAACAAGCTGTCGGAATTCCATGTGGATTCTTCTTTCGGGCCCGAGACCCAAAATGATCATATTGATATTGAAAGTGATCGTTTATCAGCTACTGCATCATTACCGCCAACTCCCCTTAAAAGACCACAGCGCAATGCGCATACCCTTGCACGGAGTTTAGTCAATGGTAATAAGCCGCAATTGAGCCAGCAAAGCTCCCACCGGCCCTCCCGCCAGCCCTCCCGTCAACCTTCTCTCCAACCCACCATTGATAGGGCCGATAATTCCCAAACCGCTGATGTTGCTGAGCCTTGCGCTCCAGAGACGACAGTCGATGAATCTGTTGCCGAAGATTATGACTCCACGCTGGACGAAATGGAAGCCAGGAGACAGCTGCTGATGGAGAACGCCCAAGCGCTATCTGCTGAACAGACCATTACTGATGTGGTCATGACTGAGGGCAATACAGAAGAGCCTGCTGCAGGTAGACCCCCAGAGATAGAATCGACTCCTGAGCCCCCGGGTCCTGTTGTCATGACTACCGAACACGAGGTTGAGCCTAGTATACCAGAAAGCGATCATGAGGATGATATCCCCGACGAACAACCTGAGATATACGATGACATAGAAGAAACGCACTCCACCGCTAGCATTGAGTTGGGTGACGAACCGTCGACAATTTCCCAGGAGCCACGCTCAGATACACGAGAGGCTGAGGCATCCGAAAAAGTGGATGTCAACGAGGGCTGGTTCGCTTCTCTTCGGCACATTCGCCCACCGACAGGTCCCGTCTGGTCCGATGATCCCAACACTCCATTCAAGCTGTGGGCGCGAGCGGACCAGAACGTCAAAATCGAGGTGTCGCGCCGTGGCGGCAGATATCGTGATGTGGACAATAAAGGCGTCATCCAGCCATCTACTACGCTTCGTTCAGTTCCCTAA